DNA sequence from the Parvivirga hydrogeniphila genome:
TGGGCAAGGTGGATCCGAGCGGGGAGGCCATGCGCATGGCGCTGCTGAGCACCTCTGCTTGGCTCACCGTGAGAGCGAGGATTCTCGGCGCGGTCGACTATGTCTTGCGTCACGCCAAGGGATACGGGCCCGAGCCCGGCTACAAGAATCCGGACGGCTTCATCGACTGCTCTGGCCTCGTGACGTTCGTCATGATTCGGGCAGGGCTCTTCCCACATGCCGCGTTGCACGGCTGGAACACTGGTAGAATCCGCAGCATGGCGCCTCGAAAAGGACAG
Encoded proteins:
- a CDS encoding NlpC/P60 family protein, whose protein sequence is GKVDPSGEAMRMALLSTSAWLTVRARILGAVDYVLRHAKGYGPEPGYKNPDGFIDCSGLVTFVMIRAGLFPHAALHGWNTGRIRSMAPRKGQPSVRYFDRSRGMPYQVGDILWAPGRRFGHVAIVVSDGPDPWIAESSPRYRGPTKHRLNARLRTWKPQESLRFFIKVAHNVIR